Proteins from a single region of Abyssalbus ytuae:
- a CDS encoding aryl-sulfate sulfotransferase has translation MKHVLFALILFIIVSCNRNYKPNIGLIKIKSVENNALKIKMTVETSDQTDAYIRYWKFLNKDRTDSIVLYSPISKNNSLHQLMIVDLNLNTTYYYNIVAKKNNHIKVSKTYNFKTSSAIPWVPYFRKKDSIANVKFDGYIHFHSRQVPGYMFLINGESKLAAYQKNEDNFKVSKWTHKETLLGILSNDTLNFTNGRKIIEYDKFGNVLFEVETGKNGMDKSFHHEVDLDENGNILTLVYNEKEVDLSKVGGVKKDTVKGDGILVLNHKGEKIWEWSVFDVANPLDDKNILNTKKDWLHANSLFKDKYGNYIISFRNTSQIWKINGETGELIWKLGGIDSDFEIPDEAVFAGQHNIRFNKKDELVLLDNGNLNFKPGYKKETVKTTFFDRNEAMNRSRLLTLSIDTINMKVNLIKAVNFPEKYYTHSQGSAEYINDNLIVFCSTNTKRIVYTNNKGDVLGIVPLEYSTYRAQYVEKLYDTSYAN, from the coding sequence ATGAAACATGTACTTTTTGCTCTTATTTTATTTATAATAGTTTCATGCAATAGAAACTATAAACCAAATATTGGGCTCATAAAAATAAAATCTGTAGAAAACAATGCACTTAAAATTAAAATGACCGTAGAAACATCTGATCAAACAGATGCCTACATACGATATTGGAAATTTTTAAATAAAGACAGAACAGATTCTATCGTATTGTATTCTCCCATATCTAAAAATAACAGTTTGCACCAATTAATGATTGTAGATTTAAACTTAAATACTACATATTACTATAACATAGTCGCTAAGAAAAACAATCATATAAAAGTTAGTAAAACATATAACTTCAAAACTTCATCTGCTATTCCATGGGTGCCTTATTTTAGAAAAAAAGATAGCATAGCAAACGTAAAGTTTGACGGATATATTCATTTTCATTCAAGGCAAGTACCCGGTTACATGTTTTTAATCAATGGAGAATCAAAACTAGCGGCATATCAAAAAAATGAAGACAATTTTAAAGTATCCAAATGGACCCATAAAGAAACATTGTTAGGCATATTAAGTAATGATACCCTGAATTTTACTAATGGTAGAAAAATTATAGAATACGATAAATTTGGCAATGTTCTATTTGAAGTCGAAACAGGAAAAAACGGTATGGACAAATCGTTTCATCATGAAGTGGATTTAGATGAAAACGGGAATATTTTAACACTTGTTTACAATGAAAAAGAGGTAGACTTATCTAAAGTAGGAGGTGTAAAAAAAGATACAGTTAAAGGAGACGGCATATTAGTTTTAAATCACAAAGGTGAAAAGATTTGGGAATGGTCCGTTTTTGATGTCGCTAATCCGCTAGATGATAAAAACATATTAAATACAAAAAAAGATTGGTTGCATGCCAACTCATTATTTAAAGATAAATACGGAAATTATATTATTTCATTCCGAAACACTAGTCAAATTTGGAAAATAAATGGTGAAACAGGAGAACTGATTTGGAAACTGGGAGGAATAGATAGTGATTTTGAAATTCCTGATGAAGCTGTTTTTGCAGGACAACATAATATTCGTTTTAACAAAAAGGACGAATTAGTTTTGTTGGATAATGGTAATTTAAATTTTAAACCCGGATATAAAAAAGAAACTGTAAAAACCACTTTTTTTGACAGAAATGAGGCAATGAATCGTTCAAGGTTATTAACACTTTCAATAGATACTATAAACATGAAAGTAAACCTCATAAAGGCTGTAAATTTTCCCGAGAAATATTATACTCATTCACAAGGTAGTGCAGAATACATTAATGACAATTTGATTGTTTTTTGTAGTACAAATACAAAAAGAATTGTTTATACCAACAATAAAGGAGATGTATTGGGCATAGTTCCCTTAGAATATTCAACATACAGAGCGCAATATGTAGAAAAACTATATGATACCAGTTATGCAAATTAG
- a CDS encoding RagB/SusD family nutrient uptake outer membrane protein yields MKKSISTLLYTLIFIGLFSCDQELTEEVKGNLSVATLTTEKDAVALVNGIYGSLLADGWNYYGNGILIELTDGITDVHRIGEGTDLDAYLWQNENIGSDLWSSIYSTISKANWAIKLINNMDENVFEDEETKNRLLGEAHFLRGLGYFDLVGLFGGVPLLTVPVESDVPGFPRSSASDVYAQIESDFQVALNNLPNTAIPGKASLGAALGLMAKAQLRQGKWENANTYLDELIGLGTYDLYTEGSYLELFFESRNTDNEFIFAVMSLGESYDVASNHHIKRFTPWVYDFGWGGGGMPITLYNSIEDGDERKEVYLDDFPLFFGGNDSAIRRFGVAINRKYGTFNRDITAPGSGYAGYQNYGISKLNVPVLRYADVLLLKADVENELNGGPNAIAYNAINEVRNRSGLQDLTPGLSQQEFRDAVLKERAIELALEGHRKDDLIRHNLFETVMTQYLIDQGYPISLTVTSDYQLLPIPRTELDLNPNLEPNPSNNF; encoded by the coding sequence ATGAAAAAAAGTATTAGCACCCTATTATACACATTAATTTTTATAGGATTATTTTCCTGTGATCAAGAGTTGACAGAAGAAGTTAAAGGAAACTTGTCTGTAGCAACACTAACAACAGAAAAAGACGCTGTAGCTTTGGTAAATGGCATTTATGGTAGTTTACTTGCAGATGGTTGGAATTATTATGGTAATGGAATTTTAATAGAATTAACAGACGGAATAACCGATGTACATAGAATAGGAGAAGGCACAGATTTAGATGCTTATCTTTGGCAAAATGAAAATATAGGTTCTGATCTGTGGTCTTCTATTTACAGTACTATTAGCAAAGCCAATTGGGCAATAAAGCTTATTAACAATATGGACGAAAACGTTTTTGAAGATGAGGAAACTAAAAACAGACTACTGGGTGAAGCACATTTTTTAAGAGGCCTTGGTTATTTTGATTTGGTTGGTCTTTTCGGAGGTGTTCCTTTATTAACAGTTCCTGTAGAATCTGATGTTCCAGGGTTTCCAAGGTCTTCTGCCAGTGATGTATATGCACAGATAGAATCAGATTTTCAGGTGGCTTTAAATAACTTACCTAATACTGCAATACCCGGGAAAGCTTCATTGGGTGCTGCTTTAGGGCTAATGGCAAAAGCTCAACTTAGACAAGGTAAATGGGAAAATGCCAATACCTATTTAGATGAGTTAATTGGATTAGGAACCTATGATTTGTATACGGAAGGGTCTTATTTAGAATTGTTTTTTGAATCTAGAAATACCGATAATGAATTCATTTTTGCTGTAATGTCGTTGGGAGAATCTTATGATGTGGCTTCTAATCATCATATCAAGAGATTTACCCCTTGGGTATATGATTTTGGCTGGGGAGGTGGAGGAATGCCCATTACCCTGTATAATTCTATAGAAGATGGCGATGAAAGAAAAGAAGTCTATTTAGATGATTTTCCACTTTTTTTTGGTGGAAATGATAGTGCCATTCGAAGATTTGGTGTAGCCATTAATAGAAAGTATGGTACTTTTAACCGAGATATAACAGCTCCCGGTTCTGGATATGCTGGTTATCAAAACTATGGAATATCTAAATTAAATGTACCTGTACTTCGCTACGCAGATGTATTATTGCTAAAAGCAGATGTTGAAAATGAGTTGAATGGAGGGCCAAATGCCATTGCCTATAATGCAATTAATGAAGTAAGAAACAGATCCGGATTACAAGATTTGACTCCTGGTTTAAGCCAACAAGAATTTAGAGATGCCGTACTTAAAGAAAGAGCAATAGAACTAGCTTTAGAAGGTCATAGAAAAGACGATTTAATCAGGCATAATCTGTTTGAAACAGTAATGACACAGTATTTAATAGATCAAGGATATCCAATCTCACTTACTGTTACTTCAGATTATCAATTATTGCCGATACCTCGTACAGAGTTAGATTTAAACCCTAATTTAGAACCTAACCCATCAAATAATTTTTAA
- a CDS encoding SusC/RagA family TonB-linked outer membrane protein, producing the protein MKNKIKYLFLFLLGVVFSAQGQEKTITGIVTDDEGIPLPGATVLVKGTNTGTTTDFDGNFSIETSKGSILAISYVGYTASEVVIDNQNSLTVVLKQTLSQLDEVIIVGYGTTRKKDLTGAVTSITTKDFNKGPVVGIESLIQGRAAGVQISTASAEPGGDVLVRIRGNNSINSNNSPLYVVDGFPMSGLDNSINPSDIKSVNILKDASAAAIYGSRGANGVIIITTKRGVEGKSSITLDSNSSFQIVDIDAYDFLGGVEYAELKNRIFADNGSIGEIPYTPEAVDRIRALGLGTNWLDEAFRTGRTENHIVSVSGGNENTKIFLSGGLFQLEGAVKNTDFSRYTLRMNLDQKLLDGKMKVGLNTSLTNTITNFQGFSASSLQDNILRGIFRANPIVPTENVYNTLSDEDRQLIFSGSKPSSPIETLFIAKNESNRYFVLTNAYLEYNIIKDLTFKTTAGARISNSIIKRFLPSTSTLVASSIEPGQALISHDLGRYYIFENTLNYNKEFGNHSVNALFGLTKEWNRPESFSASAKDFTTDALEFNSLQSGATPLPPSSSSIKREIASLIARLNYSYKDKYLLTFTYRRDGSSAVGANNQWGNFPAAAIAWKLHNEDFLKSSKISTLKLRVSHGTLGNARLNFAVSQTAFAATEKVTTNGTDLSVGTIPARIGNNNLLWEKTTQSDLGIELGLFNDKLFFELGAYSKSTTDLLLNKTVASSLGIPDNKIFVNAGEVENRGLEFAITSNNISTPNFSWTTNLNFGYNENEIKKVILPEGATNLPGDIAQIDGDLRGSYTVIQEGLPISAIYGYRFLGILQDGEAAPAHQPNLLPGDPKFADINGDGSFSSEDKEVIGQGFPKYTFGLTNSFSYKNFDLSIFISGVLDVDKINGNNIIGFKDNTLELAKGRWGPSNPNGILPQRGWKNDEWVNDLYVENSSYVRIKNISLAYNLDTKKANLPWISALQIYANATNLITWTDYSGFDPEVNSRRFGDTNLNSNAGLDAYSYPNTKTVSIGLKLTL; encoded by the coding sequence AAGGAAGTATTCTTGCAATATCTTATGTTGGTTATACTGCTTCTGAGGTTGTGATTGATAATCAAAATTCATTAACAGTGGTGTTAAAACAAACCCTAAGCCAACTCGATGAAGTTATTATTGTGGGTTACGGAACAACGAGAAAAAAAGATTTAACAGGTGCAGTGACTTCTATTACCACAAAAGATTTTAACAAAGGCCCTGTGGTTGGGATTGAAAGTCTTATACAAGGTCGGGCGGCAGGCGTTCAAATTAGTACTGCAAGTGCAGAACCCGGAGGAGATGTATTAGTAAGAATTAGGGGAAATAACTCTATTAATAGTAATAATTCACCGCTATATGTTGTAGATGGGTTTCCTATGAGTGGACTTGATAATAGTATTAATCCCTCTGATATAAAATCGGTTAATATTCTTAAAGATGCCTCGGCAGCAGCAATTTATGGTTCCAGAGGGGCTAATGGAGTTATTATAATTACTACTAAGAGAGGGGTTGAGGGAAAATCCAGTATTACATTAGACTCAAACAGCTCTTTTCAAATTGTAGACATAGATGCTTATGATTTTTTAGGCGGTGTAGAATATGCAGAACTTAAAAATAGAATTTTTGCAGACAACGGTAGTATAGGAGAAATCCCTTATACTCCGGAAGCTGTAGATAGAATTCGGGCTTTAGGCCTTGGAACAAATTGGTTGGATGAAGCCTTTAGAACAGGTAGAACAGAGAACCATATAGTATCTGTTAGTGGTGGAAACGAAAACACCAAAATATTTTTAAGTGGTGGCCTGTTCCAACTTGAAGGCGCAGTTAAAAATACCGATTTTAGCCGTTATACGCTTCGAATGAACTTAGACCAAAAATTATTGGATGGAAAAATGAAAGTAGGCTTAAATACCTCACTTACAAATACAATAACAAACTTTCAAGGATTCTCGGCCAGTTCATTACAAGATAATATTCTAAGAGGTATTTTCAGAGCAAATCCCATAGTGCCTACAGAAAATGTGTATAATACATTAAGTGATGAGGATAGACAACTAATATTTTCAGGGTCAAAACCTTCAAGCCCAATAGAAACCTTATTTATTGCCAAAAACGAATCCAACAGGTATTTTGTTTTAACCAACGCATACTTAGAATATAACATTATTAAAGACTTAACATTTAAAACAACGGCAGGTGCGAGAATTAGCAACTCTATAATAAAACGTTTTCTACCATCCACCTCTACTTTAGTTGCTTCGTCTATAGAGCCCGGGCAAGCATTGATAAGTCATGATCTAGGAAGATATTATATCTTTGAAAATACCTTAAACTATAACAAAGAGTTTGGAAACCATAGTGTTAATGCGCTATTTGGACTCACAAAAGAATGGAACAGGCCAGAATCGTTTTCGGCAAGCGCAAAAGATTTCACCACAGATGCTTTAGAATTTAATTCATTACAATCTGGAGCAACACCATTACCTCCATCATCCAGTAGTATAAAACGGGAAATTGCATCACTTATAGCACGATTGAATTATTCATATAAAGACAAATATTTATTAACCTTCACATATCGTAGAGATGGTTCTTCTGCAGTGGGAGCAAATAATCAATGGGGAAACTTTCCGGCAGCAGCAATAGCCTGGAAATTACATAATGAAGATTTTTTAAAATCTTCGAAAATATCAACTCTTAAATTGAGGGTAAGTCATGGTACTTTGGGTAATGCCAGACTTAACTTTGCAGTTTCACAAACAGCATTTGCAGCAACAGAAAAAGTGACTACCAATGGAACTGATTTATCTGTGGGAACTATTCCTGCCAGAATAGGAAATAACAACTTATTATGGGAAAAAACAACGCAGTCAGATTTAGGAATAGAATTAGGCTTATTTAATGACAAATTATTTTTTGAACTAGGTGCATACTCTAAAAGCACAACAGATCTTTTGCTAAACAAAACAGTAGCTTCTTCGTTAGGTATTCCTGATAACAAAATTTTTGTAAATGCTGGCGAGGTTGAAAATAGAGGTTTAGAATTTGCCATAACTTCAAACAATATATCCACTCCGAATTTTTCATGGACTACTAATTTAAATTTTGGGTATAATGAAAATGAAATAAAAAAGGTTATCTTGCCAGAAGGTGCTACAAATTTGCCCGGAGATATTGCTCAAATTGATGGCGATTTACGTGGCTCGTATACTGTTATACAAGAAGGGTTACCCATAAGTGCCATTTATGGATACCGCTTTTTAGGAATTTTACAAGATGGTGAAGCTGCTCCTGCACATCAACCTAATTTACTGCCAGGAGATCCCAAATTTGCAGATATTAATGGAGATGGTAGCTTTTCCAGTGAAGACAAAGAAGTAATAGGGCAAGGATTTCCAAAGTACACATTTGGTTTAACCAATTCCTTTAGCTATAAAAATTTCGATTTATCCATATTTATATCAGGTGTCTTAGATGTAGATAAAATTAATGGTAATAATATTATAGGTTTTAAAGATAATACTTTAGAATTGGCCAAAGGCAGGTGGGGACCAAGTAACCCGAATGGTATTTTACCACAAAGAGGTTGGAAAAACGATGAATGGGTAAACGACTTGTATGTAGAGAATAGTAGTTATGTAAGGATCAAAAATATATCCTTAGCTTACAATCTGGATACCAAAAAAGCAAACTTACCATGGATTTCTGCTTTGCAAATTTATGCGAATGCCACTAATCTAATCACATGGACTGATTATTCTGGTTTTGATCCGGAGGTTAATTCTAGACGATTCGGAGACACAAATTTAAATTCCAATGCAGGTTTAGATGCATACTCTTACCCTAATACTAAAACGGTTAGTATAGGTCTAAAACTTACACTTTAA